The sequence GTAATGGAAGGAGACAAGATCTGGGAGACAAATTGGCATTTAATAGAAATGCCACAGAACATGGCATGTATGAATTCAGGTTTTTAGGGTCGTGTATGAATTCCAGGTTTTTCAGCAGGGTGCACAGGTTAGGTTTGGTGGATGCCTGTTTTAGGGTCCCTGAACAGGGAAGGAGGCTCCTGAGATGAGTCTGGGGGAAACATACCACAGATTGCAGCATTGTTAACCAGCAGGTGTATCTCAGGAGACTCCTGCAGAAGCCACCGGACAAAGCTCCGGATGGAGGCCATTGAGCTCAAGTCCACCTGGCCGAGCAGGAGGCAGTTACCCTTTGAGACTACTTGGATCTCAGACAGGGCTTGCTGTCCACGCTCCCGGTTCCGGCAGGCAAGGATCACACGGGCCCCACGGCGGGCCAGCTCCTGGGATACAGCCTTCCCTATGCCTGGAAGAGAGCAGCTTCAGAGTAGCCTAGCCTGAGGAGTGACTAGAGAGGCTGGTCCTCGCCCCCACTCACCCTCCCTCCTGGCGCCACTGGGGCCTGAGGCACCTAGTGAGGCCACAGGATGAGAAGAGCACTCACCACTGTTGGCACCGGTCACCACTGCTGTCTTCCCTGTTAGGTCTGTGGAGCACTGCTGGAGGTCCCAAAGACGAGACTCATGCCAGAACCACACACTTAGTCGAAGCAGGAGAACCAGCATGAGCAGGACAGACCCAGGGCTCCAGACCAGGGTGCTGAGTAGCGACCACAGTGCCATAGCAAAGACTTGGTGGTCTGCCACCAGGGGAGCTGGGCTGTGGTGGAGGTAAACTGGGGAGGAACTAGTCTGAATGCAGATTAGCAATCAGGCTGGGGTAGTGCCTAGGACACAAAATTTAAAGAGGCTACTCACTCTCTGATTTGCTCAAACATGCTGTTTGGACTGGGGAGTAAATTCCACCTTAAACTGCAAGTTTTGGACATTTGATTGCCTCACTGCTCTCTTTAGCCCAGAGCCAGTGCTTCTTTGAAATGTGTATAGGCTGATGGTTGTCTCCAAGTGAAACCTGGACTTGCACTCTAAGCTGGATTGGTGAGTTGCAGGTATTGGAGAAGCAAGATAGCAAATCCTCCGTCTTTAATCAATGTGTGCTTAAGCAGCCCCTACTGCAAGGAGACTGATTCCAACTGAGACAGAGCCCTCTTACAGCCCTTATGTCTACTCCtctggggagagggggatggtTCTCCAGAATGCCTCTGCTGAGGAGCAACAGTGACCCAGTGCAGGGTCTCCCAAGGGTGGAAACGGGGTCATTCCCTGCAACCAGTGTTCTATATCCTTCTAGGACTGTAGGGCAACTGCTCCTGAGCGAGCGCCCTTGGAAGAAACTGACAAAGACATCAGGTCAACTCTTTAGGCAACTCAGGTGTTTATTGGGCAAGCAGAAAGAAGGAATGCACCACCTGAGTTTCAGGGCCCAGAATAGGGTAGGTGCTCGGGGAGGAGTGACCACACTTTGGGCTTTGGGTTCTTCATTATTTGTCTCACGGACACCTGAGGATTTGGGGCGCCTGTCTGGATGGGCTGCTGCTCAATGGGAAGAGAGGTGCCACTTTCCCTGTCCTCCTGCTGGGGTACTGCAGCCCtgagcagcacctgggtggttggGTTCCACATGCTCACACCAGGAGCCAGCTTCATTGCGTCAGGCAGCAACATGGGCTTCCACATCACCTGGGACGTGGCCTCAAGGACTCGGGGTGCCGTATATGGCCCCCTGCGAGGATCCTGACCCTCCCGGTCGCTGGGATCCAGGCCCTGTGGATTTACGCGGCTGCGGCCAGCCCATATCTCACCCAGCAACTcagcctccccctcccagccACTGGGCCACTTGGCACCAGGCCACAGTTTGGGGCTGGGGCTCCGGGCCAGATCAGGGAAAGCCAGATGAGTGGCAAGAAAGCCAAGCCCAGGTTTGGGAAAGGGCAACTTTGACCCAAAGCCTGGTGACGGTAGGCCTAGGCTTAAAGTTGGGGATTGGAGGCCGGGGCCCAGGCCCAAGGCAGGGAAATGAACGCTAGgcgggagagagaagaaaactgtcGGGGAGACATGGGCACCAGGCCTGGGCGCTAGGGATCTGGCGGGAGCCTCAGGAGTCTTGGTCTTCCTGACCCTCTGGCGCCCACGGTAGGCTTCCAGGGGGTGTGCCTCGGCGTCCGGAACCAGAACCTCGGCCAGAGGGCGCACCCAGTGGCGTGGCAGGCGCCTGGGGTCCAGACGTGCCCCAGTCTTGCGACCCATCCTATAGCGAGGCCGGCTCCGCAGCGGGTCCTCCAACCTAGGCTGCTGTGGCTCTAATGAGGCCGAGGGGACGATCGTGGTGGGGCCGCCCGCAGAGAGGCCGATCCCCAACATGCGGGAGTCGATGAGGGGCACATCCTCCTCGATGAGAGGAACGTCCTCCTCCTTGAGCTTCAGCCAGTCCCCAGATACGTGCGGCTGGGACGTGCAACAATAGAGGTCCTCCAGCGAGAGCTGGGAGCCCCCGGGCTGTGCTTCCTGGGTCAAGGCCTGGGTGCTGGCTACCTGGGACAGCTCCATAGAAGGCCGGGGACAGCCATTGGGAGCCATCTCCACTGACGGTTGGCGGCTCGAATTCAAGGGCCCCACTGTGGCCTGGTGGTCTCTGGCCTGGACGTCCAAGTCCTCTAAAGGACCCTGGGACCCCATGTCCTGAAACAGCTCTGGGGTAGGTGGCGGGCCCTGAGTGACTGGCagctctggagaatgttcccaaGATTCCATCTGCTCCTGAGAGCCTCTCCCCATCCACCGTATTCCTAGAGACATCTGATCCTCGCTCCCTTGGTCCTAGGGAAATGCATTGGGAGTAGGGGGTAGAGGGTGTGTAGTGAGACCTTGGAAAGAGGAGACAGGAACTAAGGGTAGAGGAGTCCAGAGAGGCTCGGTGGGGCTTAGGGTAGGGGTGTGAGGATCAGAGGGAGCTGGGGGTTGGACTTACCTCATCTTGGAAGGTCTCCTCTGGGCCCATGGAGGCGGGGGCACGCAGCACAGGCACTGATCCCTGAGCCCAGGCATCTGTCGTGCATGCCAACGGTTCCTCATCCTCGCCCCACGTGGGGTCCTCAGCCACTGCTGATTCTCCCTCATCCCTGGCCAGGAAGCGCCACTCGGTGATCTGCAGCATGGCCTCCCGGGCCTGGCTAATGGTGAATGGAATGCACTGTGGAGATGAGAAAGGATCTCAGCCCAGAGTGGGCTGGACAGATGGGTGGGTGTAGGTGGAGAGGGGTCTGGAGAACCTGGATCCAGGCCCACCTGCTGGGTCAAGTAGACTTTGAAGGCAGAGTCCATGACTCGCGCCAGCAGATCAGCCAAGATGTCCCCCACAATATCCTCTCCCTCCTCTAGAGCCATGAGTGCCATCCATTCAGCCTCCGTGAGCCGCCCAGGCACGATGTCCACCTGTGGCGCCTGCACCGTAGGGGGCCGCGTCTTTTCTGCCTTGGATCGGGTCACCCCACGGTCCCGGATCTGTCTCTCCTGCCTCTGTGAGGAAAGAACAGGGCAATCAGGGCAGGAAACAGATAAGTGGAATGGAGAAGTAGCTATAGACTGGGAGGAAGCTTTCTCAAGCCGTCCAGTAGGAAGGAAAAGCCTTTTGAAAGGAGTAATTTACTAACAGCCTACTATATGTCAAATTTATTTTAGACATTTGACCTtgctaatttacttttttaagatttatctatttaggggtgcctgtgtggctcagtcattgggtgtctgccttggatcatgcctttggcttggatcatgatcctgggttcctgggattgggccctgtgtcgggttctctgcttggtgggaagcctgcttctccctctcccactccccctgcttatgtttccttttcactgtgtctctctctgtcaaataaataaataaaatcattaacaagtttatttatttattgggggggaggggcagaaggagaaaatccCTGCTTCGTgggaggagactccctgctgagtggggagttggacatggggcttgatctctggaccctgagattatgacctcagctcaaatcaagagtaagaggcttaactgactgatctagccaggcacccctggcctaactaattcaattttcattttttaaatttttttaaaaatgttatttatttatttgagtgagagagcaccgggtgggggggggcagtagagggagaggcaggctccccgccaagcagggagctggatgcgggcttgatcccaggaccctgggatcatgacttgagccaaaggcagatgcttaaccatctgagccacccaggaacccttctaatttaattttcatgACGGCCCACTAAACCCATTTTACAAAGAAACTGGAAGGGCACAAGTTAACCAGCGCTTGCTTGAGATTACAGAGTACACCCTGGCTATGTAGAGCTCTAACACCACAGTCTCTGCTATTGGCACGGGTTCAAAAGGTTCAAAGTTCTTGAGAGTTCAGAAAAATTAAGGATAAGTCAATAAATGGTTAGTGTTTAAAGAACACtagtctccttctctcccccaaatCAACTTAGATGCTCATTTTACAACACTCCTCTAAATAATGGATTAAaggatacacatacacacacacacaaatgaaacaaaaatataagcaaaaaataaaatgtaagaaaaaatagattaaattgTCATATAATCTCTGGGTGAGAAAAAACTGCCAAAGCATTAAAATTatgtaagaaataataaagagggtgccgggtggttcagtgggttaggcctctgccttcagctcaggtcatgatcccagggtcctgggactgagcctcacatcaggctctctgctcagcaggaagcctgcttccctctctctctctgcctgcctctctgcctccttgtgatctctctctgtgtgtcaaataaataaaatcttttaaaaaagaaataataaagaaatagctAGAGAGGggctcctcggtggctcagtgggttaaagcctctgccttcggctcaggtcgtaatggctcagtgggttaaagcctctgccttccgctcaggtcgtaatcccagggtcctgggattgagccccaaatcgggctctctgccccggcagggagcctgcttcctcttctctctgcctgcctctcctgcctacctgtgatctctgtcaaataaataaataaaatcttaaaaaaaaaaaagaaatagctagaGAGTTATATACATATAGGCAAAAtcctgtactttttaaaaatttttattttattcacctatttgacagaaagagacagcaggcagatgcttaatgactgagccacccaggcatcccttcctgTACTTATTTTTAAGACACTCCTAATTACAAGTTGACAGTAGTTACCATTTACTGGCACCTAAGCATATCAGTTACAAACACTGACTCAAGTCCTACATTTTTAGACTACatactatttttatccccattttacagaatttGTCCAGATCACACAGCAAGGAAGTAGTGAAGTCATAATTCATATGTAGGTCTGTCTGACTCTAGAGCCTGACTTTATCCtgctttccaaaataaaaaaaaaattgcaacaaaTATGAAAAAGGATAAATATCCCCAAGTATATTAAAAAcccacataaaaaataaaatcataagatcCCAAGGATAATAAGCAAAGGACAAAACATTACACAAAAATGGAACTGTAAATGactaataaacatttgaaaagatgtcCAACCTTCAAAAATATCAATTCCAATTTTATGAACACATCCAAAGGCATAtcctgaaatgaaaataaaattatatcctcCAATAGACCCTCCAATAGACCCTCTGCTGTCATTTATAATAGCAGAATATTGAAAATATCTATCTAACAAAAAGAGAATATATGGCTAATTGTGTGCCCTCTATACTAAGGAATATTATGCAATGATTAAAGATAATTTTAGGAAGAATTTGCTATATAGGTAatgataaatgaaagaaacagtATACAAAATTACATACCAAGTGTCATCTCTGATGTATAAAGCAGTATATgttaaagaaaagggaaacatcAAAAGTGTCACAGTGGATATGTTTCTTTCTTGTGCTCTATCTTGTAAGTTCTCTACAATGAGTCTGTGtcctttgtaattaaaaaaaaaatcatataaaaagaaaaagactagtTCCATAAATTCATTTTAGGGACATAGGAAACTTATAGGAAGATTCTTGGGAGCCTCCTCCTTTCCTACATGTCTCCCTTCACTTGGTTCCTTCCAAAATATACCTCTAAAGGTAATCTTCCCAATCTTGACCTCCTCACCCCAACCTTATTGCCTCCTATGAGGCGTCCCCTCAAATTCATTCTCTGCCATATCTGGTGTTTCCTAAACATTACACTGAACTCAAAGTCCTTAAgcctcatttcctttctctgctaATGAAAACAGCCCTGGTGGCAAGCCCAGGGAATAGCCCACAGACCAGTCCAGGCAGGTAGGGCTGGGAGAGGCAAGCCAGTTCCTTAGACTTACCCTCCCAGCCTCTCATCTGCCACTCCTGACGGTGACTGTACCTAGATGTGGCCTCTAGAGGCCAGAGATATTATTGCACAAAGTCTCCTcaaatctgttttatttaaaaatttcttggtttggggggtacctgggtggctcagtaggttaagcctccactcttgattttggctctggtcatgatctcacagtggtgagatcaagcccctgcatGGAGCTCCCAGTCAGCGGGGCGTccgcttgagattttctctctacctctccttctgcccctccacaaCTCCCTGTCTCTCGTgggctctctcgctctcaaatgaaaataaatcttttttttttttttttaagtcttggcTTTTAAACAACTTGACTTTCAAATGCAGCCTCAGAGCTGTTGTTTAACCCATTCCTTCCTCCTAAAATCCTTGAAAGGGAGTTTATTTAGAAATACCTCTCCCCAGTGCCCGACCAATTCTGGCTTATCCATTTGAATGGGTGCCTCAGTGTAAGAGACTTATTACATGTCTTAGCTGCTTCCAAAGTCAGTTCCTGTTCTTGGGCACTGAACCATACATTTGACTTTTCCCCTCAGGTTCCGAGTGTGACAAAGCGTGTTTGTGTGCGTGGTGCAGGTACAGATTTTCTGCCCCAAACCGACGTGGCTTCCTTGGTCGCCATGTACGCCCGCATGGTGGGCTGGCGGCGGCTGGCGTGGGGCGGACCCACGGTTCCCCACGCCGACCTTAAATGCCAGTCCGGACTCTGGCCCACCCCCAGCTGAGCTGAAGCTCACCGAGCCTTCGTGAGCCATTGCCGCGGCTGTCGCTCCAGCCCCGCTGCTTCGGCTTCCCTTCCTTGACGCTGCCACCTCCGTCTAACTGTCTCCCAAGCAACCGCGCCCTGCACCTAGCGCCAGACCTAGAGGAAAGAGGCTCGCCCCGCCCACGGTTGCCCTGGCAACCGCGCCGCGCTCCGCACGTTTGGGTTGCTCGGCTCCGCCCAATGGCCGTGCGCGCTTGCGTCGTCTCTATGGTGGCGGCGGGTTCGGAGGGACCGATCGATTCCCCGAGTCAGGCAAGCGACCCTGGGACTGTGGGTGTGACTTCTGGCCCGGGCTGGGGGGTTCGGGGAGCCAGCTGAGAGAAGAAGGGCCTGGGGGCTACCCTGCCTCATCTGCCTTCGGTCGGGCGCTTGCGGCCACCAGGTCCTGTGCCATCACCGTTCCTCCTCTGGGATTCCCCCATCGCTCCATTGACTCAGCTCTGGGGCTCCCCTTTCCTGCTCCACAAGACCTCCCTACGCCGGACTCCCCTGTTGCAGTCCTCGGGTTCCCCATCACATTCTGACCTCAGTGGTCTCCTTCAGTGCCTCACGACAGCACCCTCCATTCCTCCCGCAGGAATCACCACTGTCGTGTTTCCTGCGCGCCTGTGATTCGGGCCTGTCTCCGCTAGGATGTTCCGCCGGGAGCGCCCGATTCCCCTTCGAGGTTCGGCTGCACCCCTGTGCAATAACCTCAGTGTGCTGCAGGTGCCCTCCCGCAACCTCACACATTTTGGGGTAGTCCATGGACCCAGCGCCCAGCTTCTCAGCGCTGCTCCTGAGGGTGTGCCCTTGGCTCAGCGCCAGCTCCACGCTAAGGAGGGAGCCGGAGTGAGCCCTCCACTTATCACCCAGGTGAGGCATTGAATTGAGAGTGGTGTTGCTGAACCCAGTCCTCatctctgtcctttctttccaAGCCTCAGGAATAGGCCTTCCCTAACCCTTTGATTTTCCACTCTTTGGAGACCTCCTGTCCTCCAGTCTCACCACTTCTTCCTACTCTGGGCCATTTTCCTATAGGTCCATTGGTGTGTCCTCCCCTTCCGAGTGTTGCTGGTACTCACCTCACATAGAGGAATACAGGTAAGAAGAGCTTCCTATCCTCCCCCACTACAGTCTTTTCAACTCTTCCCCCAGACCCATAAATACTTCCCCACTTTCCTCTAAACACTTACAAACCTTTTACATGTTTAGCTCATTCATATTTCTCATCTTCATTCCTTTCATCTTTTCCAGTTCCCAAGTGCTATCTCCTATACCTGCCCCTTTACTAGGTGCATGACCTCAGGCAATTTAATtaacttctcagagcctcagtgtcctgagatggaAATAAAAGTAGTGCCTGCTTCCCACAGTTGTTTCAAGGGTTTATATACCTGCTTCTCACACATGGTTTGTCAGCTCAGGGGAGTGAGACTGTAAGACTAACCTGTATGTGAACTACTCAGCATAGCTCTGCAAAAGTCAGCTGGATGTGCCCCCATCCTTGCTCTTGTTTTCCAGATGTATGAGTCAGATGGCTCTGTCATGGTCTATTGGCACGCGCTGGACTCTGGAGATGCATCTCCAGGTACCTGCAGgactgagtggggtgggggtagggagtgtTTGGTGGGGCCGGCAGAGGTGCTATTTCTAATAGTTTTCCCCTTTCATACTCAGTACAGGCTGTGTTTGCCCGAGGAATTGCTTCCAGTGGCCGCTTCATCTGTGTGGGTGAGGGGGCCAAAGTCAGGGCATTGGGGGATGCTACGGCATAAGGGTGTGGGCTTTGGCCGGGATGATGCTGAAGGTTTGAGGGAATTTTTGAAGGTTAGAGGGAAGTGTGGGAGTGAAGGGGGCTCTTATAGAGACTGTGGAAAACCATGGCAGGCTTCAGAGGGGCAGGATAGGATAGAGTAATGGTAGTCAACGGAGGAGCGGAGCTATTGGAGCAGTGAGTGGTGGGTTTGCTACAGAGGTTTCTGGGCTGGAGGGAGTGCTATGTGTGGTGGTTGAAGACTCGGGGGGATCAGGAAGCCATCAGTGGGGCACTGGTTCTGCAGGAACGTGGTCGGGCCGGGTATTGGTGTTTGATATCCCAGCCAAGGGTCCCAACATTGTACTAAGTGAAGAGCTGGCTGGGCACCAGACATCAGTCACAGACATTGCGACGGAGCCTGCCCAGGGACAGGTGAGTAGATTCCCCCTACTTATTCCAGTGAGCCTGGGAGCCTTCCCACTTCGGCAGGCGGCAGACCTGGGTTTAAGAATCGACTCCACTGCTAAGCAGCTGGATCACTTTGGGCAAATTGCTGCTTTCCCAGGCTTCAGCAACCTCAAGTCCAGTGATAAAATCTGATTTTCCATTTATGTGGCATTTAATAGCTCACGAACACTTTTCAGTACTGGTGTGAACTGAGGAGTTGGGACAGATAGTATCTAAGATACTTTCCAACTCTGACGTGTGCAGCTTCCTTTTCTGGACTTGCCAAGTCCTGCCCAATTCCAGTGCTCCTCTCTCCAGGAAGCCATCCCCCTATTCCTGCTCCCACTGATCTCCCTTGGCTGAGCCCTGAATTGGTACTAGCCTCAAAGACAACTCTTGTCTCCCTAATTGGATTACAGACCTCTTGAGAACAGGGTATGTATGTTCTCATCATATCCCCATTGCACCCGATCCAGGGCTGGGCCCAGGGTCTATGTTGGTTGCCTGGGGTTGGGGACTTCCCAGGGCCCTGGACTCTATTCATGACTGTGACTGGCTTACTGCAGGACTTCCAGATCACAACACTgtggcctcagcttcctcatccatCCAGTGAGGGCAGTTATATACCCCACTCCTCACTCGTGATTTGTCAGGTCTGGGGAGTGAGATTCTAAGGAATGCAAGGGAGGCACTTTATGCATCCCGAGGGAACCCCGCATCCAGCCGATAAGGGCTCCCCATATTGCCCTTTCCCTGGAGAGGCAAAGATGCAGAtgctgcctcccttcccctcctgccctgTATATAGGAcccagcaggagaggaagggaaggactgatcctgcttttcttctcaggactgcgtGGCTGACGTGGTGACGGCAGATAACTCAGGCTTGCTGTGTGTCTGGCGGTCAGGGCCCAAATTCAAATTAGTGACCCAAATTCCAGGATTTGGGTAGGTGAGGCGGAAGGGGGTGGATGCCTTCCTGAGGGATCAGAGGAAATTAAAGTGGTTTATCACCCTTGCAGGGTCCCATGCCCTTCTGTGCAGCTGTGGCACGGGACAGTAGCAGCAGGCTATGGGGATGGACAAGTGCGTCTATATGAGGCCAGTACAGGAACTCTGCATGTCCAGATCAGCGCCCACGCCCGGGCCATCTGTGCCCTGGACCTGGCTCCCGAGGTGGGCAAGGTCAGTCTCCTCCTCCATCCCTACGTACCTATGCTCCTGGTGCTGGGACATTGAGAGGAACTCCACAGGCTTGTCTGCTTCTCAGTGGAGCCCTCTCCCTGGGTGCCTGGGCCAGGCATTCCAGCCTATACTCGTCCCCTCAGCACCTGCTAATGCCCCCTCATCCTCCCACCTTTGGTTTTATAGCTTCTCTCTGCAGCCGAGGACACCTTTGTACACATCTGGAAGCTGAGCAGAAGCCCAGAGAGTGGCCACACTGAGGTATGTGTTGTGGGAGGAGTGGAAAGGGGGGGGAAAGGGGGGGTCCACACATGAGGCAGCAGGCCCTGAGCAGCCCTCTTCTCCCCCAGGTGGAACACTGTCATGGTGAGTGTGTGCCTGACACCCAGGTGTGCGGTGCCCGATTCTGTGACCCCTCAGGCAGCTCCTTTGCTGTGACTGGCTATGACCTTGCTGAGATCCTGAGATTCAGCAGCGTGTGAGAGAAGAGCAGCCCTCCTTTCTCCTTGTGGTATTTATAAAGTAACCCTCCACCCAGCCCTTGTCTGATTACTCAGTATCACAGACCGGTCATCTAAGCTCCAGGGATGAGGGGAGGGGGCAGTTCCAGAACAAGCGGAGAGGCAACCTATCCTCAAGAACCAGGTGAGGGCTGCCGTTAAATAACTTTAATGGTTGATATGAGAGTCACAGGGAGGTGCGCTCCCTCCCAAGGCTCTTCAGTGCCATCCTTAAAGCTGGTTAGTGCAGGGAGGTAGGGCAGGATTGGTTCCAGTTTTCTCCCAGGAAGGGTTTGGGGGGTCCAAGGCAGTCCCAGGAAGGAGCCCCTCAACACCTTGGCAAGCACAGCTGAGGAGGAGCTTCTGCTCCCGCCCCCCAGCCTACCCCCAGTccagcagaggaaggggaggccaAACTGGCCAACCTGCTGCCGACAGCGCCGCACCCGGAGCCCAGCTGCTTGTAGGTTGTCTCTTCCTCTGGCCAGATCCTGCGGCCAGCACCTTTCTCTCTCAGACTGGTGACTGGAGCCAAGTGCGGGGTGGGCCTTTGCTGAAGAGGCCTCTGGATCTTGGGGATCgctgctgggggagaggggcaacGGAGCGGGAAGCCCCAGGGGAGTGGTCTGGGGGGATGGCATCCAGGGAGAATGTTCGGGGTCGCCCCCAGGGCATGGGGTGGGTccgagctggggctggggccactAAGGCAGGTGAGCAGGGGTTAGGCAGGGCAGGCTGTTCTGTAAACATTGCTAGCCAGGGTGGGGGTGTCTCCAGCCTTGTGCCCTCCCGCTGGGCCAGGATGTCTGTCACCGCTGCGATGTCATCCAGCGGCTCAATAGCTGTGACACCAGGAAGGGGTTGAGGGAAGGGGGCCAGTCAGAACTTAGGCCCCAGGCCTACCCAGCCCTGACCATCACCTGTCACTGTAATAGGAGGAAAGCAAAGCCCGGATCTCAGCTGAGATTGTGTTATCCTGCAGGAGAAGCCCCTCACCTGGGCCCCCTGGAGCCATGGGCTCTGATAAGACTATGGGATACAGGGTGCAGGGGGGATGGAGATGAGAGGGTGGGCAGAAgtgggtgaaaaaaaaatcaagaaaagaggaggaaaatgaaagcagTGCCAAGCAAGTGAAGGGTCACAGGAAGAGACAGGAATCCGCATGCagaaagggaaacagagaagaagaaattagGAAAGAAATCCATAAAATGAATCCG comes from Neovison vison isolate M4711 chromosome 8, ASM_NN_V1, whole genome shotgun sequence and encodes:
- the C8H2orf81 gene encoding uncharacterized protein C2orf81 homolog; protein product: MAHEGSRQERQIRDRGVTRSKAEKTRPPTVQAPQVDIVPGRLTEAEWMALMALEEGEDIVGDILADLLARVMDSAFKVYLTQQCIPFTISQAREAMLQITEWRFLARDEGESAVAEDPTWGEDEEPLACTTDAWAQGSVPVLRAPASMGPEETFQDEDQGSEDQMSLGIRWMGRGSQEQMESWEHSPELPVTQGPPPTPELFQDMGSQGPLEDLDVQARDHQATVGPLNSSRQPSVEMAPNGCPRPSMELSQVASTQALTQEAQPGGSQLSLEDLYCCTSQPHVSGDWLKLKEEDVPLIEEDVPLIDSRMLGIGLSAGGPTTIVPSASLEPQQPRLEDPLRSRPRYRMGRKTGARLDPRRLPRHWVRPLAEVLVPDAEAHPLEAYRGRQRVRKTKTPEAPARSLAPRPGAHVSPTVFFSLPPSVHFPALGLGPGLQSPTLSLGLPSPGFGSKLPFPKPGLGFLATHLAFPDLARSPSPKLWPGAKWPSGWEGEAELLGEIWAGRSRVNPQGLDPSDREGQDPRRGPYTAPRVLEATSQVMWKPMLLPDAMKLAPGVSMWNPTTQVLLRAAVPQQEDRESGTSLPIEQQPIQTGAPNPQVSVRQIMKNPKPKVWSLLPEHLPYSGP
- the WDR54 gene encoding WD repeat-containing protein 54; protein product: MFRRERPIPLRGSAAPLCNNLSVLQVPSRNLTHFGVVHGPSAQLLSAAPEGVPLAQRQLHAKEGAGVSPPLITQVHWCVLPFRVLLVLTSHRGIQMYESDGSVMVYWHALDSGDASPVQAVFARGIASSGRFICVGTWSGRVLVFDIPAKGPNIVLSEELAGHQTSVTDIATEPAQGQDCVADVVTADNSGLLCVWRSGPKFKLVTQIPGFGVPCPSVQLWHGTVAAGYGDGQVRLYEASTGTLHVQISAHARAICALDLAPEVGKLLSAAEDTFVHIWKLSRSPESGHTEVEHCHGECVPDTQVCGARFCDPSGSSFAVTGYDLAEILRFSSV